Proteins co-encoded in one Hyla sarda isolate aHylSar1 chromosome 4, aHylSar1.hap1, whole genome shotgun sequence genomic window:
- the LOC130367242 gene encoding olfactory receptor 1020-like encodes MSLANKPCVLTKEAADVTDRCYGLGGIADPLPRLFDTPDPHKDQNPVDSSDDSRDISRGFFYMVRCLHLVDKYRQGGFMFTPYFITENNNRGGCRLFEALGETQSQGLRPPNLLGVPHSYLLILALNAMKSIAISFGFITHIIPTAQIYIQENNRTEVTEFLLLGFQVSWGLRLFLFCLFLVVYCLTICGNLLIITLVSTSKNLHTPMYFFISHLSISDLLLSTDIVPNMLHILLNNGGTMNFIGCMTQFYFFSTLEGCECLLLALMSYDRYVAICNPLRYSSIMTSGHCVILTVICWFIGFFGSLICIISTAKLNFCGPNVIDHLFCDFVPLLELSCSDPIIVHLEIYVLSIPDVFIPTTIIVMSYTYIALTILRIPSNTGRQKAFSTCSSHLIVVSIFYGTLFSVYIVPTKGRTLTMSKILSLLYTVFTPLVNPLIYSLRNKDIKKAVQETLHKWVVW; translated from the exons ACCAGAACCCTGTAGACTCATCAGACGATAGCAGAGATATCTCCAGGGGGTTCTTCTATATGGTCCGTTGTCTTCATCTTGTAGATAAATATCGGCAG GGCGGCTTCATGTTTACTCCATACTTTATCACTGAAAACAACAACAGAGGCGGctgtagactttttgaggccttaggcgaaactcaaTCACAAGGTCTGAGGCCCCCTAACCTGCTCGGTGTGCCCCACA GTTACCTTCTCATTCTTGCTTTGAATGCTATGAAATCAAT AGCCATTTCTTTTGGATTTATAACACACATTATACCTACTGCCCAGATCTACATACAGGAGAACAACAGGACGGAGGTCACAGAGTTCCTTCTCTTAGGATTTCAGGTCAGTTGGGGTTTAAGACTTTTCCTGTTCTGTCTGTTCCTTGTGGTATATTGTCTGACAATATGTGGGAATCTTCTGATCATCACCCTGGTGTCCACCAGCAAGAACctccacaccccaatgtacttctTCATCTCACATCTGTCCATCAGTGACCTCTTGTTATCCACAGATATTGTCCCCAACATGCTCCACATCCTCCTGAATAATGGGGGGACCATGAATTTTATTGGTTGTATGACTCAGTTTTATTTCTTCAGCACCTTAGAAGGATGTGAATGTCTTCTCCTCGCTTTGATGTCTTATGACAGATATGTGGCCATCTGTAATCCTCTCCGTTACTCCTCTATCATGACAAGTGGACATTGTGTTATACTGACCGTCATCTGTTGGTTCATTGGATTTTTTGGTTCTTTGATTTGCATCATATCAACAGCAAAGCTAAACTTCTGTGGTCCTAATGTCATTGACCATTTATTCTGTGACTTTGTTCCCCTACTAGAACTTTCCTGTTCTGACCCCATCATTGTCCACTTGGAGATTTATGTATTAAGTATTCCAGATGTCTTCATCCCAACCACCATCATTGTAATGTCTTATACTTATATTGCTCTAACAATCCTAAGGATTCCATCCAATACCGGTAGACAgaaagccttctccacctgtagctccCACCTCATTGTGGTCTCCATATTCTATGGGACGTTGTTCAGTGTTTATATTGTCCCAACGAAAGGCCGAACACTGACCATGAGTAAAATCCTCTCCCTTTTATATACTGTGTTTACTCCTTTGGTCAACCCTCTTATATACAGTCTGAGGAATAAAGACATTAAAAAAGCCGTACAGGAAACACTTCATAAGTGGGTTGTCTGGTAA